A region of Deinococcus aestuarii DNA encodes the following proteins:
- a CDS encoding NADPH:quinone oxidoreductase family protein: MRALICDHFDEPEALTVREIPDPTPGPGQIVLDVEAAGVNYPDALMVQGLYQVKPPFPFTPGAEAAGVVSAVGEGVQGIQPGQRVVAFTGTGAFAEKLLAPANAVMPLPEGMDAAVAASLPLAYGTSMHALADRAQLQAGETLLVLGAAGGVGLAAVMIGKALGARVIAAASTDEKLALARDHGADETLNYVSEDLRGGLKTLTGGQGPDVIFDPVGGDLAEPAFRSVGWGGRYLVVGFAGGDIPRLPLNLPLLKGASLVGVFWGEFARRDPRGNARNLARLAGWVGDGTIRPLVSERYSLDRTPGALRALLDRRVTGKVVVTP, translated from the coding sequence ATGCGTGCCCTGATCTGCGACCATTTCGACGAGCCCGAGGCCCTGACCGTCCGAGAGATTCCCGACCCCACCCCCGGCCCCGGCCAGATCGTCCTCGACGTGGAGGCGGCGGGCGTGAACTACCCCGACGCGCTGATGGTGCAGGGGCTCTATCAGGTCAAGCCGCCCTTTCCCTTCACGCCGGGGGCAGAGGCTGCCGGGGTGGTTTCGGCGGTGGGAGAAGGCGTGCAGGGCATCCAGCCCGGTCAGCGCGTGGTGGCCTTCACGGGCACGGGAGCCTTCGCCGAGAAGCTGCTCGCGCCTGCGAACGCCGTGATGCCGCTGCCGGAGGGGATGGACGCCGCCGTCGCCGCCAGCCTCCCCCTCGCCTACGGCACGTCGATGCACGCGCTCGCTGATAGAGCCCAACTCCAAGCGGGCGAAACGCTGCTCGTCCTCGGCGCGGCGGGCGGGGTGGGCCTCGCGGCGGTGATGATCGGGAAGGCGCTGGGGGCGCGGGTGATCGCGGCGGCGAGCACGGACGAGAAGTTGGCGCTGGCCCGCGACCACGGGGCGGACGAGACGTTGAACTACGTCTCGGAAGACCTGCGGGGCGGTCTCAAGACGCTGACGGGCGGCCAGGGGCCGGACGTGATCTTCGACCCGGTGGGCGGGGACCTCGCCGAGCCCGCCTTCCGCTCGGTCGGCTGGGGCGGGCGCTATCTGGTGGTGGGCTTCGCGGGGGGTGACATTCCGAGGCTGCCGCTCAACCTCCCGCTGCTCAAGGGCGCGTCGCTGGTCGGCGTGTTCTGGGGGGAGTTTGCCCGCCGTGACCCGCGCGGTAACGCCCGCAACCTCGCGCGGCTGGCGGGGTGGGTGGGGGACGGGACGATCCGGCCCCTCGTGAGTGAACGCTATTCCCTGGACCGCACGCCCGGGGCCCTGCGCGCTCTGCTGGACCGCCGGGTGACGGGCAAGGTGGTGGTCACGCCCTGA
- a CDS encoding MerR family transcriptional regulator — protein MTRSPETLTFYTTAELAREAGVTRRTVMHYAELGLLTPDQVTASGRALYGPYALRLLRDVMDLRVLGVPLDEVRDMVVLRRATHDMGGTYRRDWTRADIPLGDERLRAVHARLRALNAAYARQAEGLARFDRWLTKRFTGGEVDPLPEPPLPENLEG, from the coding sequence ATGACGCGAAGCCCCGAGACCCTCACCTTCTACACGACCGCCGAACTCGCCCGGGAGGCGGGGGTGACGCGGCGGACAGTCATGCACTACGCCGAGCTGGGCCTGCTGACCCCCGATCAGGTGACGGCCTCGGGGCGGGCGCTGTACGGGCCCTACGCGCTGCGGCTGCTGCGGGACGTGATGGACCTGCGGGTGCTGGGCGTGCCGCTCGACGAGGTGCGCGACATGGTGGTCTTGCGCCGCGCCACCCACGACATGGGCGGCACCTACCGCCGCGACTGGACGCGGGCCGACATCCCCCTCGGCGACGAGCGGCTGCGGGCGGTCCACGCCCGGTTGCGGGCGCTGAACGCCGCCTACGCCCGGCAGGCCGAGGGACTGGCCCGCTTCGACCGCTGGCTCACCAAACGCTTCACGGGGGGCGAAGTGGACCCGTTGCCCGAGCCTCCGCTGCCCGAAAACCTGGAGGGGTAG